The following proteins are encoded in a genomic region of Odontesthes bonariensis isolate fOdoBon6 chromosome 19, fOdoBon6.hap1, whole genome shotgun sequence:
- the znhit1 gene encoding zinc finger HIT domain-containing protein 1 isoform X2, with the protein MVLEKKTSARVEAGQRRVLDEATRQRRLNRQLEALEKDNFQDDPLSSLPPAGPTARLPAFSETEEPEKKKRKTRGDHFKQRFRKNFTTLLEEENLAEKPEPNYLSAAASPSSLPPRHFCCVCGFPSHYTCTTCGGRYCSTRCLCTHRETRCLKWTL; encoded by the exons ATGGTGCTGGAGAAGAAAACTTCTG cccGCGTGGAGGCCGGTCAGCGCcgggttctggatgaagcgacCCGTCAGAGGAGACTGAACCGGCAGCTGGAAGCTCTGGAGAAAGACAACTTCCAG GACGACCCTCTGTCCTCGCTCCCCCCCGCGGGGCCCACGGCCCGCCTGCCCGCCTTCAGTGAGACGGAGGAACCAG agaagaagaagaggaagaccaGGGGCGACCACTTCAAGCAGCGGTTCAGGAAGAACTTCACCACGCTGCTGGAGGAAGAG AACCTGGCAGAGAAACCGGAGCCCAACTACCTGTCTGCGGCGGCCTCCCCCTCCTCATTGCCCCCCCGCCACTTCTGCTGCGTCTGCGGGTTCCCTTCACACTACACCTGCACCACCTGTGGGGGGCGCTACTGCAGCACCAGGTGTCTGTGCACTCACAGAGAGACCAG GTGTTTGAAGTGGACACTCTAA
- the znhit1 gene encoding zinc finger HIT domain-containing protein 1 isoform X1, whose translation MVLEKKTSARVEAGQRRVLDEATRQRRLNRQLEALEKDNFQDDPLSSLPPAGPTARLPAFSETEEPAEKKKRKTRGDHFKQRFRKNFTTLLEEENLAEKPEPNYLSAAASPSSLPPRHFCCVCGFPSHYTCTTCGGRYCSTRCLCTHRETRCLKWTL comes from the exons ATGGTGCTGGAGAAGAAAACTTCTG cccGCGTGGAGGCCGGTCAGCGCcgggttctggatgaagcgacCCGTCAGAGGAGACTGAACCGGCAGCTGGAAGCTCTGGAGAAAGACAACTTCCAG GACGACCCTCTGTCCTCGCTCCCCCCCGCGGGGCCCACGGCCCGCCTGCCCGCCTTCAGTGAGACGGAGGAACCAG cagagaagaagaagaggaagaccaGGGGCGACCACTTCAAGCAGCGGTTCAGGAAGAACTTCACCACGCTGCTGGAGGAAGAG AACCTGGCAGAGAAACCGGAGCCCAACTACCTGTCTGCGGCGGCCTCCCCCTCCTCATTGCCCCCCCGCCACTTCTGCTGCGTCTGCGGGTTCCCTTCACACTACACCTGCACCACCTGTGGGGGGCGCTACTGCAGCACCAGGTGTCTGTGCACTCACAGAGAGACCAG GTGTTTGAAGTGGACACTCTAA